Proteins from a genomic interval of Desulfofustis limnaeus:
- a CDS encoding lysophospholipid acyltransferase family protein, with translation MSGWFYRLLCLSGRVFGARLFALVARVVAVGYFLFSPRAGESRRFYAQLFPGKGWWFYQWCTFRQYQSFTTIHLDRFLRNRLGRPVSFTSTGWEKLTATLGGSGGILLMSHLGNWEMAAHLLRERQRHLPVVLYMGIKEREAIEGEQKEDLRRAGITIVGVERGAASPYSLVEGIACLRAGGIVSLAGDLLWSDQQRQVEVAFLGGRAYLPSTPYILALLTRAPLFAFFSFRRGPNSYDFSLSEPLSVQCRDRRERDEAIDRAAQHYADLLIEALRQHPFEWYHFERFLH, from the coding sequence ATGAGCGGCTGGTTCTATCGGCTTCTCTGCCTCTCCGGCCGGGTCTTCGGAGCCAGGCTGTTCGCGCTTGTGGCCCGGGTCGTTGCCGTCGGTTATTTCCTCTTTTCACCCCGCGCCGGGGAGAGCCGCCGCTTCTACGCCCAGCTCTTTCCGGGCAAGGGGTGGTGGTTTTATCAGTGGTGCACCTTCCGCCAATACCAGAGCTTCACCACCATCCATCTCGATCGGTTTCTTCGCAATCGCCTCGGCAGGCCGGTGAGCTTCACCTCGACCGGCTGGGAAAAACTGACCGCCACGCTGGGCGGCAGCGGCGGTATCCTGCTCATGTCGCATCTCGGCAATTGGGAGATGGCCGCCCACCTGCTCCGGGAACGGCAGCGGCATCTGCCGGTGGTGCTTTACATGGGGATCAAGGAACGAGAAGCTATCGAGGGAGAGCAGAAGGAGGACCTGCGCCGGGCCGGAATAACCATCGTCGGCGTGGAGCGCGGTGCTGCCTCCCCCTACAGTCTGGTGGAAGGGATCGCCTGCCTGCGGGCCGGCGGCATTGTCTCTCTGGCCGGAGATCTGCTATGGAGCGACCAGCAGCGGCAGGTGGAGGTGGCGTTTCTCGGTGGGCGGGCATATCTGCCCAGTACCCCCTATATCCTGGCCCTGCTCACCCGGGCGCCGTTGTTCGCCTTCTTCTCGTTTCGTCGCGGTCCCAACAGCTACGATTTTTCCCTGTCCGAGCCCCTGTCGGTCCAGTGCCGGGATCGCCGCGAGCGGGATGAAGCCATCGACCGGGCCGCCCAGCACTACGCCGACCTGCTGATCGAGGCGCTGCGGCAGCACCCGTTCGAGTGGTACCACTTCGAGCGGTTCCTGCACTGA
- a CDS encoding acyl carrier protein: MTREELQKRILTILEEEFEFESPGLDDNLRDDHGFDSIDAIELLAKIEKMLGISLSRQEKEQAMTIRTINDILDYIERMQAGRKTSNDSAPRP, translated from the coding sequence ATGACCAGAGAAGAACTGCAAAAGCGGATTTTGACCATCCTCGAGGAGGAGTTCGAGTTCGAGTCTCCGGGGCTCGATGACAACTTGCGCGACGACCACGGTTTCGATAGCATCGACGCCATCGAGCTGTTGGCCAAGATCGAGAAAATGCTCGGCATATCCTTGAGTCGCCAGGAAAAAGAGCAGGCGATGACCATCCGTACCATCAACGACATCCTCGATTACATCGAGCGGATGCAAGCCGGCCGGAAAACCTCGAACGATTCGGCGCCGCGCCCATGA
- a CDS encoding beta-ketoacyl-[acyl-carrier-protein] synthase family protein: MNRRVVITGCSAITPIGYGKQPIVDSLLHGRSGIRPLRDDGLLTEHIHSRVFGTVDYPIDYQFKRAHRKTMGPVACYACQVAKDVLEASGLSEEFITSGRLGVAFGSTHGSPTVQREIYKTFFGDLANRLSSIGAVDYLRSMVHTTAVNITRMFGITGRVIASSTACTTSSQAIGFGYETIKFGLQDAMICGGADEYDTTTVAVFDNLLACSVAYNDQPSRTPRPFDAARDGLVVGEGGGAVLLEEYEAARRRGAPILGEVIGFACNNNGGDLILPNLEGITATLRLALDSAGIGAEQVDLISAHATATKMGDVVEAQAIAAVYGDRPWVAGLKSYMGHTMGTCGVIELALLLYMMEQGFIAPTLNLENVDSRCAMIRHVRRLEEQPVRIAALQNFAFGGVNTCLIIRNDPDHAA, encoded by the coding sequence ATGAATCGCCGTGTCGTCATCACCGGTTGTTCGGCCATCACGCCGATCGGCTACGGCAAGCAACCGATCGTCGACAGCCTCCTGCACGGCCGTTCGGGGATCCGCCCCCTGCGCGACGACGGGTTGCTGACCGAGCATATCCATTCCCGGGTCTTCGGCACGGTCGACTATCCCATCGACTACCAGTTCAAACGGGCGCACCGCAAGACCATGGGGCCGGTGGCCTGCTACGCCTGTCAGGTGGCCAAGGACGTCCTGGAGGCCTCCGGTTTGAGCGAGGAGTTCATTACCTCCGGCCGGCTTGGAGTGGCGTTCGGCTCGACGCACGGCAGTCCCACCGTGCAGCGGGAGATCTACAAGACCTTTTTCGGCGATCTGGCCAACCGGTTGTCGTCGATCGGCGCCGTCGATTATCTGCGCTCCATGGTCCACACTACGGCGGTCAACATCACCCGGATGTTCGGCATCACCGGGCGGGTGATCGCCTCGTCCACCGCCTGCACCACCTCCAGCCAGGCCATCGGTTTCGGCTACGAGACGATTAAATTCGGCCTGCAGGATGCGATGATCTGCGGCGGCGCCGACGAGTATGATACCACCACGGTGGCGGTCTTCGACAATCTGCTGGCCTGTTCGGTGGCCTACAATGACCAGCCGTCGCGGACGCCGCGACCCTTCGACGCCGCCCGTGACGGGTTGGTGGTCGGCGAAGGCGGCGGCGCCGTGCTGCTCGAGGAATACGAGGCAGCCAGGCGGCGCGGCGCGCCGATCCTCGGTGAGGTGATCGGCTTTGCCTGCAACAACAACGGCGGAGATCTGATCCTGCCGAACCTGGAGGGTATCACCGCTACGCTGCGGTTGGCCTTGGACAGCGCCGGGATCGGTGCCGAGCAGGTGGATCTGATCAGTGCCCATGCCACCGCCACCAAGATGGGTGACGTGGTGGAGGCCCAGGCCATTGCCGCGGTCTACGGCGACCGTCCGTGGGTGGCCGGCCTGAAGAGCTACATGGGCCATACCATGGGCACCTGCGGTGTCATCGAACTGGCGCTGCTGCTCTACATGATGGAGCAGGGTTTCATCGCCCCGACGCTGAACCTGGAAAACGTCGATTCTCGCTGCGCCATGATCCGCCACGTCCGTCGTCTCGAGGAGCAGCCGGTGCGCATCGCCGCCCTGCAGAACTTCGCCTTCGGCGGCGTCAACACCTGTCTGATTATCAGAAATGACCCCGATCACGCCGCGTGA